The following coding sequences lie in one Deltaproteobacteria bacterium genomic window:
- a CDS encoding protein kinase, translated as MSDQDTPPPTDDDADEEDAGGGSKKRNVVKQKRLPWHSLEEAEAVPKAIVEQYAGKATTPTQVALAMNRSPSSSAFRSITGAAEAYGLTEGAYRSDEIALTELGRKLVAPTESGQDLEARREAILQPSVIGDFLRKYNQNRFPDDTIAKNVLQFEMQVPIERIEGALDVIKANAAYAGVLQTQGTKQFVILSPTPQGVAAASSQVSKPSPDAPAPPVGTKPGPRAAPLQVQPPIPAPDGIAVSSPRSAGAPQLRKAGGLRAGRDLDCYRLIRPLGSGHSAEVWEAAVVAAPPGVALAPGERVAIKIYRLLEIRRSEILRVDREYQLATQIDHLNVAKVYDLVLAPSRPDHSFMVMELVEGSTLKDLTPSNGLGDPLRILSLAKQLFSALVEIHAYGALHRDVKASNIMISKTAAHGEDLKLCDFGIVSVQGLPGFTASGFLGSKHSAPMEQLLGITLDERSDLYGAGAALFHAISGREMYAGQQTEAAIAQVMERSPEKIDFPAVVESERRLVSLVNRCLERDRNNRPRSAVECLAEIEAIEQMLPTKVEA; from the coding sequence GTGAGCGATCAGGACACGCCACCGCCAACCGACGACGATGCTGACGAGGAAGATGCAGGCGGCGGATCCAAGAAGCGCAATGTAGTCAAGCAGAAGCGGCTTCCATGGCACTCGCTTGAGGAGGCCGAGGCTGTCCCTAAGGCGATTGTGGAGCAGTACGCTGGCAAGGCCACGACGCCGACGCAGGTCGCGCTTGCGATGAATCGGTCGCCGTCATCCTCCGCGTTTCGGTCGATTACCGGAGCCGCCGAGGCATACGGACTCACGGAGGGCGCCTATCGCAGCGACGAGATCGCATTGACAGAACTCGGGCGCAAGCTCGTCGCACCGACGGAATCGGGACAGGACCTCGAAGCGCGTCGCGAAGCGATCTTGCAACCCTCTGTCATCGGCGATTTTCTACGCAAGTACAATCAGAACAGGTTCCCAGACGATACAATTGCCAAGAACGTTCTTCAGTTTGAGATGCAAGTCCCTATCGAGCGCATCGAAGGCGCGCTCGACGTCATCAAAGCAAACGCCGCGTACGCGGGCGTACTCCAGACTCAGGGCACGAAGCAGTTCGTCATCCTGAGCCCGACTCCGCAAGGCGTGGCGGCTGCTTCGTCGCAGGTTTCAAAACCCAGTCCAGACGCGCCGGCGCCCCCGGTCGGAACAAAGCCAGGACCACGCGCGGCGCCGTTGCAAGTGCAGCCACCCATTCCGGCGCCCGATGGCATCGCTGTCAGCTCCCCGCGGTCGGCGGGCGCGCCCCAATTGCGAAAGGCTGGCGGTCTCCGAGCCGGTCGGGATCTCGACTGCTATCGCTTGATCAGGCCGCTCGGCTCGGGACACTCTGCGGAGGTCTGGGAGGCCGCTGTCGTCGCCGCCCCGCCGGGCGTCGCCCTTGCTCCCGGCGAGCGTGTCGCAATCAAGATCTATCGTCTGCTCGAGATTCGTCGTTCGGAGATCCTGCGTGTGGATCGTGAGTACCAGCTAGCCACGCAGATCGACCATCTGAACGTTGCGAAGGTATACGATCTGGTCCTAGCGCCAAGTCGCCCCGACCACAGTTTCATGGTGATGGAGCTTGTGGAGGGATCAACGCTCAAGGACCTTACGCCGAGCAACGGACTCGGCGATCCCCTGCGCATCCTCTCGCTCGCGAAACAACTCTTCTCTGCGCTCGTGGAGATACACGCCTATGGAGCGCTTCATCGTGACGTGAAGGCGTCCAACATCATGATCTCCAAGACGGCAGCGCACGGTGAGGACCTCAAACTTTGCGACTTTGGCATCGTCTCCGTGCAAGGACTTCCAGGGTTTACCGCGAGCGGCTTTCTCGGCAGCAAGCACTCTGCCCCAATGGAGCAGCTTCTTGGCATTACACTTGATGAACGCTCAGATCTCTATGGTGCGGGGGCTGCATTATTCCATGCGATTTCTGGACGTGAGATGTACGCCGGACAGCAGACCGAAGCAGCGATCGCGCAGGTTATGGAGCGGTCGCCCGAAAAAATTGACTTTCCGGCTGTAGTGGAGTCGGAGCGGCGGCTGGTAAGCCTAGTCAATCGGTGCCTGGAGCGTGACCGCAACAATCGCCCGCGTTCGGCCGTCGAATGTCTGGCGGAGATCGAGGCCATCGAGCAGATGCTTCCGACAAAGGTCGAGGCGTAG